DNA sequence from the Acidobacteriota bacterium genome:
CATCAAGCTCAAACCTTTCTTCATAAGTTCCTCCTGGATAACCTGTGCGCGTTACAGCTTTTCGCGCGTTTTGTTCAGTTTTGATTGGATTTTTGCGGAAACTTGCGGCAGAAATTGCTGCCTCGTTGGCCTAGCCAAGCAATCAATATTCCATCTTAGGACTGGAAGTAAAGAGATTTGCTGAAACACGTATCCATAGATACTCCAATAGTTAGCTCAAATTTGAAGTGCCTTGAGCCCGTCTGGCCCAAGCATTGCTAGCGAAATGATACGAAAATCCCAACTTGATCCGAAAAAATGGAGACTGTCTGATTTCAGGCTTTTGTGAAACTCGGGCAATTCGCTTGCGATACGGAAAGGCTTCGACAACAGATCAATGCTGTTTCCTGGATATTTTGTAAACCTTCAGTTCCTGGTATCCGCTTTGGGCGTCCGGTTCTCTGGTCATTCTCAAGCCTATGGCGTCACCGATCACAATTTCTGCTGTCGTGTAAATTTCGCATCCCGTCACCAAATGCCCGCCCAAGGTTTTCCCATCGCCATCCGAAATGGAAATATGCAGGTGCGGCCCATCCGGCGACAGTGTCCCGACCAGTGAAACGATCTCGAATTTCCCGGCATAATTTGTCGAATCGCTTTTATCCGCCAACCGCAATGAGGCTTTTCGCAAACTGCCGACGCAAGTGATGATGTATCCCGCCTGAATAGCCTTGGCCTTGGCAAATCGCTCCAACTCCGCGCGTAAATCCTGCCCCGGCTTTAACCGCAGCACATAAGTCCTGACACTCGTGGTTGAGGCTTCTTCCCAGGCGGGAACTTCCGCTTGGCCCCGTGTTTTGTCTGAAATGTTTTTTGTCTGCGCAAGCAGAACCTGGTTGGCGACGCTCCACAATGCCGCCAAAACAACCGCCCGGCAAAACGTATTCATTAGGTTTCGATTCATCAATCACCATTTGTATTCGGTCACGGCCGCACGGCGGGCCAGCGTTTTCGCCAATTCGCGGGCTTCCTGCAACGGTAAATTGTTAATTTGCGGACCGCCTCCGGTGTAGGCTTGTCCGGCTGTGTCCACCAGCAAACTGGCGACTCCCCACCAACGATCCAGCACGGTTTGGCGAAGCTGCACAGCTTGAATCTTATTGATTGGAACGATGTGCGTCGAACGTCCGAGCCAGCCGCGTCGCGTGCGAAAATACGCGTTGCCAAGCGCGTACCCAAGATAGCGATAGCTCAAGGCCTGGGCCAGATAAAACAGCGGCAGCACAGCCAGCGGCAAAATTGCCAGCCAACTGCCTCGCCAGACGTACAACGGAATCCCCAGAATCAAACAAAGGATGGCTGCTTCGATGGTTTCGCGGCGAACCGCCAGTTTGGAAACACGCCGCCATTCGGAAGGGTCATCGTGGAAATCAGGAAACAAACTCGGCAGCACTTCATTCACTTCCTTCAACGGCAAAATCGGCAGCAAAACATCTCGCCCGTGGTTGTCGTCTTTCCGATCGCGGTCTCGCCCGGAAGTGTCTGCTCTGAGCGTCGCCCATCCGAACAATCTGCGTAACGCTTTTTCCTCAATTTCCAGCACTTGAATCCGTCGTCGTGGCAGACTGGACGAACGCTGCGTCAGCAATCCATACCGACGCTGCAAATCATCGCCACGACGCGAAAACGTGAAGCCGTAAAACAGCACGATTGAACCGATGACGGAAAAAACGATTCCGACGACGGCGATGATCAACAATCCCAACAGGAAAATCGCTACTGCGGCAATGACGCTCTGCGCCGCCAGGTGTTTGCTTTCACTGACGATGAGCTTGGCGAACCGTTCGTAAATCGAATGCGGCAACAAATCATCGGCAAAGTTCCAAAGCGCCCCAACCAGCACCAGCGCCGACAGCAAATGATTGGACGTCAGTCCGGCAATCACCAAATCCTTGAAGCCAAGGCGGCGAATGACCTTCGATTCCGGTGCGGCATTGACAGGAGCAACCGCCAGAAAAGAACTATCCTGAACGGTCTCGGCGGTTTGATTGGATTTAATCGCTGCGGCTCTGGCAAATACCGCCTGACGCAACCGCTCGGCTTCGGTGCGCGTGATAACCGACAATCGCGCTTCTGTTCCGTGACCGCTGCCGGTTTCGATTTTTGCATCCACCACGCTCAGCAACCGATGCAACACGCCCTGTTCAACGCTGATTTCCTGAATGCGTTCCAGCGGAATGTTGCGCTGCCGTCTTTCCAGCAACCCTTCCTGGGTGATCAATTCATTGCCTTCGATTCGATACCGGAAAGAAAAGTATTTGATCAGCGTCCCGCCCAAACCAATCACCGTCACGAACACCACAGGCAACCCTGCCCAACGATTGCCGAACAACAGCAACGCCAGCGCGGGAATCAGCGCACGGACGTACCGGGTCAATCCAATGACCAACGTCAGCGGATGCAATCGCCCTTCAAAAATTCGTTGTCCTTGGCCCAGGTTTTCAAACACGGGAGGCGGCGTGAAATTGTCAAACTGCATCATCGCCTCCGATTTCGACCAGATGGTCGCGCAATCGCGCGGCATCGCCGGCTTCGAGTCCCGGAATCCTGGTGCTGGCCGCATGCGTTCCGGCGGTGTGAATGACCAGCGAAGCCAGGCCGAATATTCGTTCCAGCGGACCGCGTTCCAAATCCACATGCTGCAATCGAGCCAGAGGGATCAGCCGTGTATGTTGGATCAATCGTCCGTGGCGAAGTTCCAACACGCGCGCATCAATCCGCCAACGCCACGAATGGTAATACCGTGGCGGAAACCAGAAACTGAACCACAAACTTACTGCCGTCAGGGCGAGCCAGCCAACAACGAGCCAAATTCTTGCAGCAGGCACAGCCACGCCAATGCTGACGACGGCTCCCAGCAGAATCAGCAATAAGATGCCAAAGGTGATCAGATACGTCAGTCGCCAGAGTTTGACCACACGCGGATCGAGCGGTTGAAACGCTGTCACGTCCAATGACGGTTGAGTAACTTCCTGAACAAATTGATTTGCATCCATAAGGTTCTATCGAACCACTTTCCCCAGCGTCTCGTCCAGCCAGCCATTGATCGCCGGCACGATGATTTCCAGCGGCGGCGTATGACCAGCATCATAAAGCTGCATACGTTTCGGTTCACGCAGAAGTTTGAACAACGGCTCGACGTGCGTTCGCAGCGGGCTGACTTCGTCGTAACGACCGTTGAGCAATAGTTTCGGCGCGCGAATATGCGACGCGAAATCTGACGGCCGAGCTTCGGCAATCCAATCTTCGCTGCCCGGCGAAATGCCGCCTGCGACAAACACCGCCGCACGGTAACGGTTTTCAACGGCAGAATAAATCAGGCCTTCCTGCGCGCCCTGGCTGTACCCGTAAAACGCCAATCGGTTTACATCCAAGTCTTTGCGCGAGGCGAGATAATCCAATCCTCGGCTGAGATCAGTGGCATTGGCAACAACGACTTCGCGACGTTTGACCGTGGCGTATCGGGGCGAAATATAACCAGCAGGCTGTTCGCGCTCTTTGAACCCTTTGAACACAACCGCCCAGATCGCGCGTCCAGATTTGATAAATGGCGCAACCTGCATTTCCACCGATTCCGGCATGGTGTTGAAATTGCCGTACACGTCACCGGCGGGAACGAATTGAATCACTTGAAAAGGCGGACGAGCAGTTTTCGGCAAATACAGGTACCCGATGGCGCGGTCGTCATTGCCGCCCAAAAAGGTGATTTTCTCGCGTCTCCAGTCGGCGGTTTCAATTGTTTCAACGATTTGCGGTTCCAATGGCAAATGGTCGTAGCGGTAATGGCTCAGCGAAGCTTGAAAACTCGCTTCACTGCTTGGCGTGTAGCTGGGGATCTGGCGTGTAGTGTCAATCTTTGCCGGCCCTTGGTCGCCTTTCGCGCCGGGTGCGTTCAGGGCGCAGCGAAATCCAATGCGGTCGGAACTGTGAAAGCTCGGCAACACACCGAAGTCAGTAAAAACGTAAAACAAATCTTTCCAGGATCCACCTGCGATGGTGAATCCGTCAGTAACTTCGCTGGCGCACCATTCGGAAACGTTCCCAGCCATTTGGTAACAACCAAACGGGCTGGCTCCGAAGGGAAAACTGTTGACCGGCACGGTTCCGCTGCTGTTGAAATTGGCGTGGCCGACGACGGTTCCGCCGAATTCCATCGCTCCCCACGGCAGCGCGTAGCCGGAGTTGTAAATGAACAGTCCGTTGCGCGCGGCTTTTTCCCACTGAAAGACGCTGGGCAGTTGTTTGCCGCGAAACGCCGCATAAGCCGCCGCTTCATGCCAGGTGATGTCGGTCACGGGATGATCGGCTTTGCCTTCGGGAAAGTTTTGCCCCGACCACGAACGCGGCCCCGGCAACCCGGTGCGGTCGCGGAATTCCTGCATCGCCTCGTCAAACGTCAGCCTGCGCCCATCTTTGACGAACGGCTGTTTCCACAATTCCGGCTTGAAGTACCCGCCCGCCGAAATGAACTCTTTGAATTCGCGGTTGGTGACTTCGTATTTGTCCATGAAGTAATCATCGAGCTTGACGCTTAGTTCGGTCAGCCGCGTGCGGCTGGCCAGCTTATATGACCCACCGGGAATGAAAACCATTCGATCCGGCGATTTGGCCGCTTCGATCAGCTTGATTTTGAAATCGCTAGGATCATCGGGCGGAACCATCGCGTTTCCGGACAACATCAAAACACTGGAAATCGTCCGCTCAAACGGCACGAAGCCGTCTTTTTCCACCGTCATCAGGTATTCGCCGCGCGCGATGGGCAGCTTTGAAATCGGAGTCGTGCCGATCAATTGGCGTGGAGCAGCTTCATCTGCCGTGAACCGTTTCAGATAGACACGAGCACCCGCTGGTTCTGAAATCACTGAGATGCTGTCCGAAATTACAGGCATCAGTTTCGCCAGCCGTTCGTTGTTGGGCAAATGCCACTTTGCCTGTTGCGCCAGTCCGTATGCTTCGAAGTAACGCCCTTCATTCGCCATTTTTTCGATCAAAGGTAATTGCTTTTGCTCCCAAGACAGCGCCAGCAGACGCAAGTAAGCGTTACCACCAATGATCATCGCAAAAACCGATATGCCAGTCAGAATCAGAAGTGGAACCCAGTTGCGTTTGAGTGCCAAGCCGTAATCGAAAGCTTTCTTTGATGACTGGCTGCTAGAAACTCTCTGCCGACCTTTGCTGCGAAGCCGTTCTTCAAAACTCAATTCTTCGCGCAGTGATTTCAGGTCGTTAAACAATTCCTCGCATTGCGGGTAACGCGCCGAGCGATCTTTCTTCAACGCCCGGCTGACGATCTGCTGCAATTGCGCCGGAACTTCCGACAGATTGGCCGAAAGTGGCGGCGGTTCGCGTTCCAGCAAGGCTGCAATTGCGTCTGCGGTCGTCGCGCCTTTGAACGGGCGACTTCCGGCGAGCATTTCATAGAGCACGACACCCAAACTGAAAATGTCCGTGCGCGCGTCCAGCTCTTCGCCGCGAACCTGTTCCGGCGACATGTACCCGACAGTTCCCAGAATCAACCCCGGATCCGTTTGCGCCGATTGCGTCGGCGCGCGACTGACGTCAGTTCCGGCACTGCGCTGCGTGATTCTGGCCAAACCGAAATCCAGCACCTTCACGTATCCGTCGGGACGAAGCATCACGTTTTCCGGCTTGATGTCCCGGTGAACGATTCCCGCTGCGTGTGCAGCCGCCAGCGCGCTGGCAATTTGTGCGGCAATGTCCAGAGCTTCGCCGACGCTGAGCTTTGCTTGTTGCAATCGCTGGCGCAGCGTCTGGCCTTCGACAAATTCGGTGGCGATAAAGTGTGTGCTGCCGCCAAAATCTTGCGTCTGGCCGATTTCGTGAATGGTCAGAATGTTCGGATGATTGAGCGCCGAAGCCGCGCGGGCTTCGCGCTCAAAGCGTCGAACGCGTTCAGTGTCGGCGATAAATGGAGCGGGCAATAGCTTGAGTGCGACCTTTCGTTTGAGCCGCAAATCTTCGGCCAACCAGACTTCGCCCATTCCGCCCGCGCCGAGCTTTGAAAGAATCCTGTAAGAGCCGATCAATCGCCCGGCTTTGGATTCGGCGACCTCTTCGGCCAGCAGTTCGGCGGCAAGCTCAACGGCGGGCGTTTCGATAAAATTCGCCGCTTCGGCTTCAAAGCCTAACAACGATTCCAGTTCGCGGCGCAGTTCGAAATCATCGCCGCAAACTTCGGCCAGAAAAGCGGCGCGCCCCGTGGCGTCGCGTTCCAGCGCTTCGCCATAAAGCTGTTTGATCCGCTCCTGCCTTTCAATCGTGTTCAAGAGGTTTCTCCGCTGAGTTCTCGCAGCAGCCAGGCCTTTGCCCAAGTCCAATCGCGTTTGACGGTTTCCTGCGAAATTTTCAGAGCTTCGGCGGTTTCTTCGATGCTCAAGCCTCCAAAGAATCGTAACTCGACTACGCGACTGGCGCGTTCATCGGTTTTCGCCATCGCGGTTAAAGCGTCATCGAGCGCCACCAGATCGGCTCCGCGCTCGGTGGAACCGGCCAGGTCCTCATGCAAGGAAACCTGCACGGCGTCACCACCGCGTTTTTGGTAATTGCGCGAGCGGGCGAAATCTACCAGCACGCGTCGCATCAACTGCGCCGAGACGGCGAAAAAATGCGCGCGGTTTTGCCATTGCACACGGCGTGAATCCACCAGCCGCAAATAGACTTCATTGACCAATGCGGTGGTTTGCAGCAGATGGCCTTGCCGCTCGCCGCCCAGATACCGATGCGCCAGCCGGTGCAATTCGCCGTATACCATCGGCACCAACCGTTCCAGCGCCGACTCATCTCCTTGTCCCCAGGCGAGCAGCAATTCTGTGACTTGTTCTTGTGAGGTAGTGGCCATTGAGGAACCCCAACCGGGCACGCGACGCCTCCGGCTCGCAGTCTCGTCAAGCCGCTTTTTTGGGACAACCATGCCAGGCACCAAGTCTCGCACGCTGGAAGCGATGCGTACCCAGATCGCCAAGTCCCGCACGCTGGAAGCGATGCGTACCAAAAAAATTTTTCCAGTCATGACCTTTTTGGCAAAACGTTCGCGCCTAAGCAGACGAGCGCGAATGAAGCGCGATGCCGCCGCAGTTCAATACGGACTCTTCAAGCGGCGCGGAATGATTAACCAGAAACCGAAAGCTGACAACCTAAACTTTGGAGGAAAAGATACATGTTGACCAAAAGAATTCTACTGACCATTGCAACCACCGTGTTTTTCGCCGTTTCGTTCACCACGGCGCTGGCGCAAACCAGCGGCGCGGTGGAACTCAAACAGCGCATCGCCGAACGAATCGCTTCCGGCGAACGCATGCCAGTCGTGGAAAGATTCGACTTAGAAACTCCGCCTCAAATGTTGATCGCCGCGTCATTGCAAGGTGGATTGACGGACATTCTCACACGGCAAAAGAACGCGCTGGTGGGATGCTGGGAACTGACATTGACTTTCAGCGATGGTTCACGCGCGACTTCGACCTTGAGCGTGTTTCCCGGTCGCACGGATGGCGAAGGAACGATTCTTCACGCCGCCGAAGCTTCGCTGCTTCTGCCCAATCCGACAACGCCTGAACAGGGCGCTTGGCAGCACAACGGCGGATTGCAATTCGTCGCCTCTTACAGCGGTTATGCCGTGGACGAAAAGTTCCAGGCCCCATTCGGAAAAATCGGGTTTCGCCAGCTCATCACGCTGAATTCGGATCAGGAAAGTTTCACTGGCAAAGGCAAATTTGAAGTGATTGAAGGCGCGACGGGAATGGTCGTGTTTTCCGACACGGTTCAGGTCACGGGCAAACGCATGCGCGCCGTTGCTCCCTAAATGCAGGGAAAATTTGCTTTTGAGGTAGAAACGCAAAATTTAGCGTTTCTACCTTTTCAACAATTGTCGCCAGGAAATCGCGACAGCCAGGCTTTGGCGTCTAGTTCCTGCTTTAAGGCTTTCAGGTCATTCAGCAAGTCGGCGGCATTTTGGTACCGCTGGTCGCGATTTTTTTGCAGAGCTTGATTGACGATTTGTTCCAGTCGGAGCGGCGTCGTCGGCGCAAGTTTGGACAACGGAACGTGTTTGCGGTGAGCGATTGACGCCATCACATCAATGATTTCTTCTCCGCTGAAAGGCGCATCTCCGGTCACCATTTCGTACAGCACAACGCCCAGACTGAAAATGTCCGTTCGATGATCCACCTCCAACCCACGCGTTTGTTCCGGCGACATGTATTGCGCCGTTCCCACTACCATTCCGGGCATGGTGTTCGCGTCAACAAAGGTGGTGGCCGTCGAATTTGTCAGAATCGCACGCGGCTCAGTCATCTTGGCCAAACCGAAATCCAAGACCTTCACCACTCCATCAGGTCGCACCATGATATTTTCCGGTTTGATGTCGCGGTGACGCACTCCCGCCGCATGCGCTGCCGAAAGCGCTCCGGCAATCTGAATGGCAATGTCCAGGGCGTCGGTGACTTGCAATTCCCGGCTGGTCATCAATTTTCGCAACGTCTGACCTTCGACAAATTCCGTGGCCAGAAAGTGAACAGAATCCACAACGCCGATTTCGTAAATGGTGATGATGTTCGGATGGTTGGTGGCACTGGCGGCCTGGGCTTCCATTTTGAAGCGACGCAATCGCTCTTTTTGGTTGGCGATTTCCGCGGGCAACAGCTTCAGGGCCACCTTGCGCCGTAACCGACTGTCTTCGGCCAGGTAAACTTCGCCCATTCCGCCTTTGCCGAGTTTGTAGAGAATCTGGTACGGACCGATTGCCTGTTGTTTCAGTTGCTCAGTCCTGCCGGGAGCTCGGCCACACGTTTTCGCCCATTCCGCAGCCAAATCCGCGGCGGGAGTTTCCAGCAAGCCATCGCTTTTTCCCTGAGCCGCCAATAACGATTCCACCTCGCCGCGGAGCGCCGCATCCGCTCCGCAAGCCATTCCCAAAAACAATCCGCGTTCCTGCAGCGGCCGCTCAAGCGCCTGATGAAACAAGGTTTCGATTTGTCGCCAACGATCATTCTGCATAAGTTCACAGTTCGCGGTTCACGGTTCGCAGCAAACAAGTTGCTGCGAACCGTGAATTATTTTTCGATTTCCCGTTGCAGCCAGGCTTTGGCCAGCGTCCAGTCGCGCATCACCGTGCCGGGCGATACGCCCAACACTTCGGCGGTTTCTTCGATGCTCAGGCCGCCGAAAAACCGAAGCTCGACCATGCTGCTTTTGCGTTCGTCGAATTGGGCCAGAGCTTTGAGCGCATCATCCAGCGCTACCACATCCGCCGCGCGTTCGTCGGAAACCACCAGCGCTTCGTCCAATTCCACTTGCTGCGCGCCGCCACCGCGTTTGGCCATGTGGCGGCTGCGCGCGTAATCCACCAGAACCCGGCGCATCTGCGTCGCCGCAACGGCAAAAAAGTGCGCGCGGTTCTGCCATTGCGCGTCTTTTTGGTCTACTAATCGCAAGTATGCTTCGTGAACCAGCGCGGTCGTTTGCAGCGTGTGCCCGGTTCGTTCCCGGCCCAGATAACGCCCGGCCAGTTTATGCAATTCCTGATACACCAGTGGCAACAATTCATCTCGCGCAGATTCGTCGCCCTTGTTCCAGGCTTCCAACAACTGCGTCACATTTTTCCCGGAGGTCGTTTCCATAGTTTTCCGAATTTGCCTCTTGAGATTCGGCGCGGATTATACACCCTCAAAAATTTTTCTCCGGCGTTAGAGGTTTGCTGCGTTTATTTCGCGTAAATAGGTGACGACGAACACGTCATTCGGCTTTATCAAATAATGGCGACTGGTTCGCGTTCGCCGCTAAATGAGTTCGGCGCAAGAGCAGTAGGCGATAACGACCGGGCGTCGGTGGGTAACGGGGGAAATCCGCCGACACGTTATCACTCACGGCCGCTGCGCCGTTACGAGTAGGGCAACCTGCCAAGGTTGCCCTGTTCTCATCAAAAGACGATATTCCAGCCAACAAGGCAACCTTGGCAGGTTGCCTTACTTTTTACCTCAGCCAGTTCAAATATTCCGGCAACGAATGCAGTTGATCCACGTGATCCGGCGCTGTGTTTCCCGCAAAACCAATCAGCCAGAACTTTCCCGCCTTTACTTCACTCAACTGTTGCGTATGCATCGGCCCCCACTTCACGACCGCAGTTCGTTTCAATCCCAACTGAGCCAGCAACCAATCCGCTGTTTCGGTCGTGCTGGCATACGTGCCGGGAAAAATTTCCGAATGCGTGATGATCATTCGCTTTCGAGCGGCGACCGCATCGCGCGCGAACTTCAAGAAAATGTCCAAATCTCCCGCTTCCAATTCCGATTCCAGAGACGGACTGGTTCCCGGCTTTCCGCCGACATATCCCGCGTGCATTCCGTCAATCAGCAACACACGATCCACGCGCGCGTAATGTTCCGGCACTTTCAAAATCGCCCGCACCGCTCCGTATCCCGCGCTCCACGAAGTCAAACTGATCGGCGAAAACTTCACGCCGGCTTTTGTTTCCGCCTCGGCAAGCAAGCGCGTGAACAATTGCGGATCGGCAAAGGGCCGGGCATAAACTCCCGAACCGGCTCCGAGTTGAATGGAAATGACGGCCGTTTTGCCGACGTTCGCCGCCGCAATTTCCGGCAGCCAGGCTCCTCCGTGAAAATGAATGAACAGCGGCACAGGCGATTTGAGCTTGAGCTTCGCGGGTAAAAACAGTGTGCCGAGTTCCAGCGCTTCGCGCCGCCCTGCGGGCGTTTCCTGTTTCAAGCGCGGATGCGCGCGCGTATGTTCGACCATTGGCGAAGGATTTTGCGATTGCTGGGAAAACGATGGAACTGCCAGCAATAGAATGAAGATTATTTGGCGCATGTATTTGTAATTGTTCAGCCCCAAGGGGGCGAAATGCAGTAGCCCGGTGCCGACGCGCCGGGTAAGAAATGGGAAGGCCTCAAAAGCCCTGAAAGGGCGAATATGTAGCCTTGTAATTTCGCCCCGTTGGGGCTTATGCAATCTTTTGATTTGCGTTCCCAGTGCGTCGCACTGGGCTGTCATATCCCGCCCCGTTGGGGCTGAGCAGCTACTATATTTTTTCACCTGGCTTTACTGCGTTGAAACTGCCGGGCTAGCATAGCAGCGAAGGAGGATTCCCCGAATTGAAAACTGTTGATGAACCGATTTCGCATTTCTTTTACTCGCATCGCCTGAAATTGCAACTCTGGGATTGGGGCACGGCGGGCAAACCAACGATGATTCTGGTCCACGGCGGATTGGATCACGCGCGAAACTGGGATTGGGTGGCGCGCGAACTATGCGGCGATTTTCACGTTTACGCGCACGATCTGCGCGGCCACGGCAACAGCCAGCAGGCGCATGGCGCGCTATACACTGTTGCTGAACACGTGCTGGATTTATCGGCGCTGGTGGATGTCATCACGACCAACGACAAATCATCCGAACCGATTTACCTGATTGGCCACAGTTTGGGCGGAGTCATTTCGACGCTTTACACAGGGATTTTTCCGGAGAAAGTCAAAAAGCTGGTTTCGATTGAAGGTCTTGGACCGCCGCCCACGCACAGAGTTTACGATCCGGCGCCCAAACGCATGCGCCGATGGATTGACGAAATCCGCCAGATCGAAAAACGCGAACCGCGCAGCTATCCCGACCTCGAATCCGCCGTGAATCGCATGAAAGAAGCCAACCCGCACCTTTCCGACGAAGTCGCGCGCCATTTGACGTTGCACGGCACAAACTGGAACTCAGACGGTTCGCTCAGTTGGAAGTTCGACAACTTCGCACGACCCTTTCCGCCCTTTGGCTACAGTCTGTCTGATATTCAGTCCGTGTACAGCCAAATTACTTGCCCAGTTTTATTATTTTGGGGAATGGAAAGCTGGGCGCCCGACCCGGAAAAAGACGAGCGAGCCAAACCGATCAAAACCCATCGGCTGGTGAAAGTGGCGAACGCAGGTCACTGGGTTCACCACGATCAACTGGAACTGTTTTTGAGGGAAACGAAGAAATTTCTGGCTGAAGACTAACCAGACCGTTAAACTTTTGATAGAAACTGGCGGAAACCCCAGAAAGGCAATAGTAAAACGGCGCATCGCTTGCCGTTTCACTATTGCCTTCATTCGAATGCCTAACTAATTCACATTTATTGTGCCCCCCGTCACGCTTTTAGGCGATCCTAAAACTGACAGAAAAAGCCCTGATTCAAAAACACAATAGGGTTTGAATGTTCCAGTAGAAGAGCCTCCCCAACTATATGTAAGCACAACGTTGCCAGAACAGCAAGAAGGAGTTTGTACAGTACTAGGACTTACAGTAACAGTGCCACTGGCACCACAAGTTATTCCAGAAACCTCGGCGCAACCTGGAGTATACCTAAAAGTTTTACCTGCTGCTGAGGCAGTATACGAATAATTTATGGTTACTGTCGAGGTTTGGTTTGTGCTGGTAATGTTATTATTACTTATATTAACTGATCCAACTTCAATATAATCACCTACAGTTGCCTCACTATAATTATTGCCTGCGGGAAAACTTTGAGATGCGATTGGGCAATATCCTCCCACATCAACAAAGGTCTGGATAAGTCCCGTACGATCACCTCCCCAGAGACTAAGATAAGGATTAGTCTGATTGTCCATGGTGAAGCTCAAGGTATACTGATGACCACAGTTATCATAGGGAGCGGAATAGTAATTGTTGCAATATACCATACCATCGGAATAATCAACCCAAGTGTCAGTGTAAATATATACATAAGTGTCACATCCAAAAGCTTGTGCAGAAACAGAAAAGAATTTTGAAAAGTAACTCCCCAGCTTACTGATTTTTTTAGGTAATTCAGGAGCAAATCCTTTTGTTTTTCTTTTCAATTCACTCGCAATCAGTCTGTTAAATTTTTCAGCTTGATTATTGGCATTCAATCTAGTTTTTAAAGGAGAGAGGACTGAGTTAGCAATAATCGTTTCTTTTTGCTTCTGTAACTCGCGTAACTGTATTTTTACATCTGCACCAGGATTAGGCCAGTATTGCATCTTAACACTTTCAACCTGAGCATCCAATGGATCAATCAACCGCTTATACTCATGAGCAAAATAAGTTATAGCTGCTATTTCGCCATCATTGAAGCCGGCTTTTGTTAAGAAAGACCGTTTTCTTTGCTCTAAATACTTATCGTTTGAATTGGCTGAACTTAGAAACTTAAACAGAATTTCTTGCGCATCAACATCAGGAATAAGAGATGGGTCTTTTGA
Encoded proteins:
- a CDS encoding alpha/beta hydrolase; translation: MILVHGGLDHARNWDWVARELCGDFHVYAHDLRGHGNSQQAHGALYTVAEHVLDLSALVDVITTNDKSSEPIYLIGHSLGGVISTLYTGIFPEKVKKLVSIEGLGPPPTHRVYDPAPKRMRRWIDEIRQIEKREPRSYPDLESAVNRMKEANPHLSDEVARHLTLHGTNWNSDGSLSWKFDNFARPFPPFGYSLSDIQSVYSQITCPVLLFWGMESWAPDPEKDERAKPIKTHRLVKVANAGHWVHHDQLELFLRETKKFLAED
- a CDS encoding serine/threonine protein kinase; this translates as MQNDRWRQIETLFHQALERPLQERGLFLGMACGADAALRGEVESLLAAQGKSDGLLETPAADLAAEWAKTCGRAPGRTEQLKQQAIGPYQILYKLGKGGMGEVYLAEDSRLRRKVALKLLPAEIANQKERLRRFKMEAQAASATNHPNIITIYEIGVVDSVHFLATEFVEGQTLRKLMTSRELQVTDALDIAIQIAGALSAAHAAGVRHRDIKPENIMVRPDGVVKVLDFGLAKMTEPRAILTNSTATTFVDANTMPGMVVGTAQYMSPEQTRGLEVDHRTDIFSLGVVLYEMVTGDAPFSGEEIIDVMASIAHRKHVPLSKLAPTTPLRLEQIVNQALQKNRDQRYQNAADLLNDLKALKQELDAKAWLSRFPGDNC
- a CDS encoding sigma-70 family RNA polymerase sigma factor is translated as METTSGKNVTQLLEAWNKGDESARDELLPLVYQELHKLAGRYLGRERTGHTLQTTALVHEAYLRLVDQKDAQWQNRAHFFAVAATQMRRVLVDYARSRHMAKRGGGAQQVELDEALVVSDERAADVVALDDALKALAQFDERKSSMVELRFFGGLSIEETAEVLGVSPGTVMRDWTLAKAWLQREIEK